The following nucleotide sequence is from Caldicellulosiruptor saccharolyticus DSM 8903.
AAGAAAGAGAAGATGATAGTGGATGGGTAAAATATATTTACCGAATAACAGAAAATGGTAAAGAATGGGCAAAATTTTGTGAAGACGAGAGGTTAAACAATGAATATAAAATTATAAAAATCCTGAACGATAAATCTGCGAGAGAATTAGAACTTATAGCAACTATTATATATTTTAAAGAATTGTCGAAAAATCTCATAATTGAAAAAATAAATACCTTAAAAGCTGATAAGAACTATAGTATTGACGAAATAGAAAATGCTATTAAATTTGTTAAAGAAACATGTGGTATATCAATTAAGGAATAAATTTTTTGCATTTCAAGGAATTGTACTAAAATGAATTTTGACCTTTTATTTATTCAAAGAGCTTGTTGAATGAATAATTTTATAAATATATAAAGTTTACAGGATTGATTCTGTGTATAAGGTA
It contains:
- a CDS encoding YwgA family protein produces the protein MLLKEYFKLAKVFSYCEKIEGRKKLQKIIYILKEMGYPFYEEFDFHFYGPYSEQLTLEIEALKDLEIIKEEREDDSGWVKYIYRITENGKEWAKFCEDERLNNEYKIIKILNDKSARELELIATIIYFKELSKNLIIEKINTLKADKNYSIDEIENAIKFVKETCGISIKE